In the Tetrapisispora phaffii CBS 4417 chromosome 7, complete genome genome, one interval contains:
- the TPHA0G01640 gene encoding uncharacterized protein (ancestral locus Anc_8.667), with the protein MIPELIKVEETVPNSFLWQNDGNIESDIDVFNAPDKTHLLFGVFNLDRYNTGQSMERLNEVLRLINAHLSTWNNNYPWSEYNPIQVTIESFETFPGCFIKGQICVEDNIIEEEKIIVALLQEISNLLSVNEFIRVCDTTGDFILSVCNENIPEEYEYPIANNRLWIHEGKFKMIPLSFYPDRGLKPTEALEFLSKAYFKCCQIKALNNQIDEYFIKKFPDNILSNMVSMPLYFENTNDYKLFTKNKQIVCFLIKTLLIDNIVDIDITSSPVSDEIIKSNVIIPKEFSNLLSLFLDKKNLKKEKSSIPVYCSRILLRIIKMLTSNKELQVRSNDTTSNDSEFFSSSKNIFDTYKFKKISLEGPVETAGTVDTELEFMNQFPDYLKVATQDMDELNLDKPELNVDSISSSDSHESSTLDDDIDARNYFKKTI; encoded by the coding sequence ATGATCCCAGAACTGATTAAGGTTGAGGAAACTGTGccaaattcttttttatgGCAGAATGATGGAAATATAGAGTCAGATATTGATGTTTTTAATGCTCCTGATAAAACGCACCTGCTATTTGGTGTTTTTAATTTAGATAGATACAATACTGGGCAATCTATGGAGAGATTGAATGAGGTATTGCGTTTAATTAACGCCCATCTTTCAACTTGGAATAATAACTACCCATGGTCAGAATATAACCCCATTCAAGTAACCATAGAATCATTTGAAACATTTCCTGGTTGTTTTATAAAAGGTCAAATCTGTGTCGAggataatattattgaagaagaaaaaataatagttgCACTGCTACAAGAAATATCAAACTTATTATCTGTGAATGAATTTATTCGTGTCTGTGACACAACTGGTGACTTCATTTTATCAGTGTGTAATGAGAATATCCCAGAGGAATATGAATATCCTATTGCCAATAATAGGCTTTGGATACATGAAGGCAAGTTCAAAATGATTCCATTATCATTTTACCCAGATCGTGGGTTAAAGCCTACAGAAGCATTAGAGTTTTTATCAAAGGCTTATTTTAAATGCTGCCAAATTAAGGCTCTCAATAACCAAATAGATGagtattttataaaaaaatttccagataatattttatcaaatatgGTTTCTATGCCTTTATACTTTGAGAATACTAatgattataaattatttacgAAAAACAAACAGATTGTATgctttttaataaaaacattactaattgataatattgtaGATATTGACATAACATCTTCACCTGTTAGCgatgaaataataaaaagtaATGTTATAATTCCTAAAGAATTTTCCAATCTGTTGTCTTTATTCCTtgataagaaaaatttaaagaaagaaaaaagttCAATTCCTGTTTACTGCTcaagaatattattaagaattattaaaatgcTCACATCAAATAAGGAACTACAAGTTAGATCAAATGACACAACAAGTAATGATTCAGAGTTTTTCAGCTCATCAAAGAACATCTTTGATACTTACAAGTTCAAAAAGATATCCTTGGAAGGTCCTGTCGAGACAGCAGGCACTGTAGATACAGAGTTAGAATTCATGAATCAGTTTCCTGATTACCTTAAGGTTGCTACTCAAGATATGgatgaattaaatttagataaaCCAGAGTTGAATGTAGATTCTATTAGTAGCTCGGATTCACACGAATCATCTACACTGGACGATGATATAGATGCTAGGAATTACTTCAAAAAAACGATAtag
- the TPHA0G01630 gene encoding non-specific serine/threonine protein kinase (similar to Saccharomyces cerevisiae YPL150W; ancestral locus Anc_8.668) has translation MRNLKIDDNQLKELINKSYNKLYGQFTSNELYEVGNYKILKQVGEGSFGKVYLAIHRPTHRKVVLKSSSKTDPNVVREVFYHRQFDHPYITKLYEIIITETKVWMSLEYCPGKELYDYLLVMRRIPLDECSRLFAQIVGAVYYAHSLNCVHRDLKLENILLDMQGNAKLADFGFTRECATKNQLETICGTTVYMAPELLRRDTYDGFKIDIWSLGVILYTLINGSMPFDEEDETRTEWKIINEEPDYNEKIFNANSIELIKSLLIKDPKKRPSMTEILKHKFLEPYGESILEEADKILLKQRNSMLNFNTKTEKRLLKMLKRSGFDTQAIKSSVQKRKCDSLSGHWYLLLEQEKESPKLHKSHLNKSILSLTKVFEDADEKNEELIDNLDTNLILSRTTSLHRNTSNGKDTSLSNEESLVGASLEPTITKNSILSSSTFSNDFMNSKNKLFKRMTKFFKSKNNQYFMASADQDSINAGSVGTALSRLSLENKRKRLESTENNIKLEVHKLPEDNPNITNGTKKDSLINKKKEIVIVSNRNSSSRNYGNMSNTKSGNFSEFSDNTSIDNYNDSESLSNMHFSLASNAKVLAPLNSRLATSISQHSQLSNDTYASDYSTDGNNSSSHKQEFTKYRSGKKQNTTSLNRTEKILNVYGRKFVRRDKSIISTTSSTSEISSRADSFYDLATVSLPTPNEKYSSDIPNARKHKLSRFDTKKSWLPGEGHSSRNNVRRRRSAKHNNYKNTVAENQFVIQEESSIDSDENNLQSNNDLLLSPRINLHDSEINSSGNDDDLNYKPFSSKTFLQTNTYGRHETILKHRSLSNDSEWSHRMSNGQDDISSMAVEEDDDGSDVDMSSYNQQIPNNLKFERESL, from the coding sequence ATGCGGAATTTAAAGATCGATGATAACCAACTAAAGGAATTGATAAATAAGTCATATAATAAACTATATGGACAGTTCACCTCAAATGAATTGTATGAGGTTggtaattataaaatattaaagcaaGTAGGGGAAGGCAGTTTTGGGAAAGTCTATTTGGCTATACATAGGCCAACACATAGGAAAGTGGTTTTAAAGAGTAGTTCTAAAACAGATCCAAATGTTGTAAGAGAAGTTTTTTATCACAGACAATTCGATCACCCttatattacaaaattatatGAGATTATAATCACGGAGACAAAGGTATGGATGTCATTAGAGTATTGTCCCGGGAAAGAATTATATGATTATCTTTTGGTTATGAGAAGAATTCCATTAGATGAATGTTCCCGTTTATTTGCTCAAATAGTCGGAGCAGTTTATTATGCACATTCCTTAAACTGTGTACATAGagatttaaaattagaaaatattttgttggATATGCAAGGTAATGCAAAATTGGCTGATTTTGGTTTTACAAGAGAATGTGCAACTAAAAATCAATTAGAAACTATATGTGGCACAACTGTATATATGGCCCCTGAATTGCTACGAAGGGATACGTATGATGGATTTAAGATTGATATTTGGTCACTTGGtgtaatattatatacGTTGATTAACGGTTCTATGCCttttgatgaagaagatgaaacGAGAACTGAATggaaaattattaatgaagaaCCAGACTATAATGAAAAGATTTTTAATGCTAATTCCATCGAATTGATTAAATCACTTCTTATAAAGGATCCTAAAAAGAGACCAAGTATGACAGAAATTTTAAAGcataaatttttagaaCCATATGGTGAATCTATATTAGAGGAAGCAGataaaattcttttgaaacaaagaaacagtatgttaaattttaatacGAAAACTGAGAAAAGGTTACTGAAAATGCTGAAAAGATCAGGATTTGATACTCAAGCAATCAAAAGCTCTGTTCAAAAGAGGAAATGCGATTCTTTATCTGGGCACTGGTATTTATTGCTTGAACAGGAGAAGGAGTCGCCAAAACTGCATAAATCACATCTAAATAAAtctatattatcattaacgAAAGTATTTGAAGATGctgatgaaaaaaatgaagaacTTATCGATAACTTAGATAcgaatttaatattatcaaggACTACATCTCTACATCGGAATACAAGTAATGGCAAGGATACATCTCTATCAAATGAAGAATCTCTAGTTGGAGCTTCTCTTGAACCGACTATTACCAAAAATTCTATATTAAGCTCATCAACCTTCAGCAATGACTTCATGAATAGTAAGAATAAACTCTTCAAAAGGATgacaaaattttttaaaagtaaaaataatcaatatttcatGGCTAGTGCTGATCAGGATTCCATTAACGCCGGCTCAGTTGGCACAGCACTTTCAAGGTTAAGTCTTGAGaataaaagaaagagaTTAGAATCCactgaaaataatataaaattagaagTGCATAAATTACCTGAGGACAATCCAAATATTACTAATGGTACTAAAAAGGATTCTTtgattaataaaaagaaagaaatcGTAATTGTAAGTAATAGAAATAGTTCTTCGCGAAATTATGGAAATATGAGCAATACCAAATCGGGAAACTTCAGTGAATTTTCTGATAATACATCTATTGATAATTATAATGATTCTGAGTCATTAAGCAATATGCATTTTTCTTTGGCAAGTAATGCTAAAGTACTAGCACCCCTTAATTCAAGATTGGCGACATCAATTTCTCAACATTCTCAGCTATCAAATGACACATACGCATCCGATTATTCTACTGATGGGAACAATTCATCTTCGCATAAACAAGAGTTTACAAAGTACAGATCAGGTAAAAAGCAAAACACTACTAGTTTAAATAGAACCgaaaagatattaaatgTATATGGGCGCAAATTTGTTAGAAGAGATAAAAGTATTATATCTACAACATCAAGTACATCAGAAATAAGTTCGAGAGCAGACTCTTTCTATGATTTGGCTACAGTAAGCTTGCCAACTCCTAATGAGAAGTACTCCTCTGATATACCAAATGCAAGGAAACATAAATTGTCTAGATTTGATACTAAAAAATCATGGCTTCCTGGCGAAGGTCATAGCAGCAGAAATAATGTAAGACGTAGAAGAAGTGCAAAACATAACAATTATAAGAATACAGTTGCCGAAAATCAATTTGTTATCCAAGAAGAAAGCTCTATTGACAGTGATGAGAATAATTTACAATCTAATAATGACTTACTTCTATCACCAAGAATTAACTTACATGATTCTGAAATCAACTCATCAGGTAATGATGACGATTTGAATTATAAACCTTTTTCATCTAAAACCTTTCTACAAACTAACACTTATGGAAGACATGAAACCATTTTAAAACACCGTTCTTTGAGTAATGATAGTGAATGGTCGCATAGAATGTCTAATGGGCAAGATGATATCAGTTCTATGGctgttgaagaagatgatgatggcTCTGATGTAGATATGTCTTCGTATAATCAACAAATACCAaacaatttgaaatttgagAGAGAATCATTATAG
- the TPHA0G01650 gene encoding uncharacterized protein (similar to Saccharomyces cerevisiae ABP140 (YOR239W); ancestral locus Anc_8.665) has translation MGVADLIKKFEQFSNKDSEEDSRSPTPNRSTNIDLTNESRETAVEEAVVDEPVVEEAVAEEAVVEEAVVEEPAVEEAVVEEPAVEESAVEESAVEEAVVEEAVVEEAVAEEAVVEEPAVEESAVEEAVMEEPNVEEDKNNEGDGVDEEEGDEEEANGNNNENSAAKKKKNKKKKNKKKKKGGN, from the coding sequence ATGGGTGTTGCTGACCTAATTAAAAAGTTCGAGCAATTTTCGAACAAGGATTCGGAAGAAGATTCTCGATCTCCTACTCCTAATCGTTCAACTAATATAGATCTTACAAATGAGAGCAGGGAAACTGCCGTCGAAGAAGCAGTTGTCGACGAACCTGTGGTGGAAGAAGCAGTTGCTGAAGAAGCAGTAGTGGAAGAAGCAGTAGTGGAAGAACCAGCTGTCGAAGAAGCAGTAGTGGAAGAACCAGCTGTTGAAGAATCAGCTGTTGAAGAATCAGCTGTTGAAGAAGCAGTAGTGGAAGAAGCAGTAGTGGAAGAAGCAGTTGCTGAAGAAGCAGTAGTGGAAGAACCAGCTGTTGAAGAATCAGCTGTTGAAGAAGCAGTAATGGAAGAGCCAAATGTCGAAGAAGATAAGAACAATGAAGGTGACGGtgttgatgaagaagaaggtgatgaagaagaagccAACggaaataataatgaaaatagtGCAGccaagaagaagaagaataagaagaagaagaataagaagaagaagaagggTGGTaactaa
- the MET7 gene encoding tetrahydrofolate synthase (similar to Saccharomyces cerevisiae MET7 (YOR241W); ancestral locus Anc_8.669), with amino-acid sequence MKLTSPIAMGVRTYQDAVKKLNSLQSNYATIMAIRQSGNSKNKMAILEMQEWTKRIGYSISDLDNLNMIHITGTKGKGSTAAFTDSILSQYRDSLPKIGLFTSPHLKSVRERIRINSEPIDEMKFTKYFFEVWDKLESTQSSTEKFPNMIKGAKPAYFKYLTLLSFHIFLQEGVKGCIYEVGVGGEYDSTNIVSKPVTCGVSLLGIDHTFMLGNTIEEIAWNKGGIFKTNAPAYTISNQPQAGLQVLHERAKERSTTLTVLPNFFQLENIKLGIDGKFQLANASLAVGLSSQFLSKMEIENIKPISARDATIPAKFIKGLKASRWEGRCQTLKENGRNWYIDGAHTADSINAASEWFKDIAIKSPNKKVLLFNQQARDAKALVNYIHEKLYPEIQFDEVIFTSNVTWKSGAYSSDLVSMNEAKEEVDMLTVQKALAEEWKSFDDKSKVHVSSDIESAYELIDNLKINSNEIDIFVTGSLHLVGGLLVVFDGK; translated from the coding sequence ATGAAATTAACCTCTCCAATAGCAATGGGTGTTAGAACTTATCAAGATGCTGTTAAGAAGTTGAATTCGTTGCAATCTAATTATGCTACTATAATGGCCATTAGACAATCAGGAAACTCAAAGAATAAAATGGCCATTTTGGAGATGCAAGAATGGACAAAAAGAATTGGGTATTCCATTTCAGATCTAGATAACTTGAATATGATCCATATAACCGGCACAAAAGGTAAAGGATCCACAGCTGCTTTTACAGATTCAATTCTAAGTCAGTACAGAGATTCCTTACCCAAAATTGGTTTATTCACATCTCCACATTTGAAATCTGTTAGAGaaagaattagaattaaCAGTGAACCAATAGATGAGATGAAATttactaaatattttttcgaAGTTTGGGATAAACTAGAGAGTACTCAATCATCGACAGAGAAGTTTCCTAATATGATCAAGGGTGCAAAACCAGcttattttaaatatttaacgCTATTATCTTTTCACATATTTTTACAAGAAGGAGTTAAAGGTTGTATCTATGAAGTTGGTGTTGGTGGTGAATATGATAGCACTAACATAGTATCAAAACCTGTTACTTGTGGTGTTTCTTTACTTGGAATTGACCATACTTTTATGCTAGGAAATACAATTGAAGAGATTGCATGGAATAAAGGTggaatttttaaaacaaacGCACCTGCATATACAATCAGTAACCAACCACAAGCGGGTTTACAGGTGTTACACGAAAGAGCCAAAGAACGTTCAACCACTCTGACAGTTTTGcctaatttttttcaattagaaaatataaaattagGTATAGATGGTAAATTTCAACTTGCAAATGCATCATTAGCAGTGGGACTTTCATCGCAATTCTTATCAAAAATGGAGATTGAAAACATCAAACCTATATCTGCGCGTGATGCAACTATTCCTGCTAAATTTATCAAGGGACTTAAAGCTAGTAGATGGGAAGGTCGTTGTCAAACTTTAAAAGAGAATGGTAGAAACTGGTATATCGATGGGGCACATACAGCTGATAGTATTAATGCAGCCTCGGAATGGTTTAAAGATATAGCGATTAAGTCACCAAACAAAAAAGTATTGCTATTTAATCAGCAGGCAAGAGATGCTAAAGCTCTGGTAAATTACATTCATGAGAAATTATACCCAGAAATACAATTTGATGAGGTTATATTTACTTCTAATGTTACATGGAAATCTGGAGCATATAGTAGTGATTTAGTCTCTATGAATGAAGCGAAGGAGGAAGTTGATATGTTAACAGTCCAGAAAGCATTAGCAGAAGAATGGAAATCATTTGATGACAAGTCTAAAGTTCACGTTTCATCTGATATTGAATCAGCATATGAGTTGATTGATAAtctt